One genomic segment of Pedobacter endophyticus includes these proteins:
- a CDS encoding peptidase domain-containing ABC transporter has protein sequence MKFKIFKQLDSMDCGPTCLRMVARHYGKNFSLQRLREISGINKEGVSLLGISEAAEKIGFRTIGSKVNLTQLAEMELPMILHWNQNHFVVLYKVKGTRNKVAGKNKSTSYYIADPAKGLITFNHDEFVKGWLSGYQNGESKGIVLTLLPTPDLYGQDGDKGEGLNWGYLLRYLYRYKSLVIQLFAGLGVGSLLQLIVPFLTQSIVDIGINTRNINFVYIILIAQTMLFFGRMSVDFIRSWILLHISTRINISILTDFLIKLMKLPMSFFDTKMTGDIMQRMSDQGRIQSFLTGSTLSIIFSMFNLIVFAGVLAYYNLNVFLIFLISSVLYSLWVIAFLNKRRELDFKRFDLSSKNQSSIVQLIGGMQEIKLNNCEQQKRWEWERLQAGLFKFSVKSLSLGQIQQTGAFFINEGKNILITFIVAKSVIDGNLTLGGMMAIQYIVGQVNSPIEQLLGFIQSLQDAKISLERLNEIHQIEDEEPINRTFLMELPANKDISLNNLRFTYPGSGNEPVLKGIDLVIPEGKTTAIVGMSGSGKTTLLKLLLRFYIPQKGDIKVGATHIDQIGYRYWRGQCGIVMQDGFIFSDSIAKNIAVGDEYPDTARLQHAIKIANINDLIDDLPLGLHTKIGAEGNGISAGQKQRILIARAVYKNPEYIFFDEATNSLDANNEMVIMDNLESFFKGKTVIVVAHRLSTVKNAHNIVVLDKGVIIEQGTHAELTKSKGEYYNLVKNQLELGS, from the coding sequence ATGAAGTTTAAGATATTTAAACAACTTGATAGTATGGATTGTGGCCCAACCTGTCTGCGCATGGTAGCTAGACACTATGGTAAAAATTTTAGCTTGCAGCGATTAAGGGAAATTTCGGGTATCAATAAAGAGGGCGTATCGTTATTGGGCATTAGCGAGGCTGCAGAAAAAATAGGTTTCAGAACCATTGGTAGCAAGGTAAACTTAACCCAGTTGGCCGAAATGGAACTTCCAATGATTTTACATTGGAACCAAAACCACTTCGTCGTACTCTATAAGGTAAAAGGTACGAGGAATAAGGTGGCGGGTAAAAATAAGTCGACATCATATTACATTGCAGATCCTGCCAAGGGTTTAATAACATTTAACCACGATGAATTTGTGAAAGGTTGGTTAAGCGGATATCAAAACGGAGAAAGTAAGGGCATTGTGCTTACTCTCCTGCCTACACCAGACTTATATGGGCAAGACGGAGACAAGGGCGAAGGGTTAAACTGGGGCTATCTGTTGCGATATCTTTACCGTTATAAAAGCTTAGTAATTCAACTCTTTGCTGGGCTTGGTGTCGGTAGTTTGCTGCAACTTATCGTGCCATTTTTAACCCAATCTATAGTTGATATCGGAATCAATACTCGAAATATAAATTTTGTCTATATTATTCTTATCGCTCAAACGATGCTATTTTTCGGAAGAATGAGCGTCGACTTTATTCGTTCCTGGATTCTGCTTCACATTAGTACAAGGATAAACATTTCAATCCTAACCGACTTCTTGATCAAGTTGATGAAGCTCCCAATGAGCTTCTTCGACACGAAAATGACAGGCGATATTATGCAGCGCATGAGTGATCAAGGAAGGATACAAAGCTTTTTGACGGGTTCTACGTTGAGTATTATCTTTTCAATGTTTAATCTAATCGTATTTGCAGGTGTATTGGCCTATTACAACCTAAATGTTTTCCTTATTTTTTTGATAAGCAGCGTGCTTTATTCACTTTGGGTTATTGCTTTCCTCAATAAGAGAAGAGAGCTGGATTTTAAGCGATTTGACCTTTCCTCCAAAAATCAAAGTTCAATTGTACAGCTAATTGGAGGAATGCAGGAAATTAAGCTAAATAATTGTGAGCAGCAAAAACGTTGGGAATGGGAGCGTTTACAGGCAGGCCTATTTAAATTTAGTGTTAAAAGCCTATCACTGGGGCAAATACAGCAAACTGGTGCATTTTTCATTAATGAGGGAAAAAACATCCTCATTACCTTCATAGTAGCCAAATCGGTAATAGATGGAAATTTAACCTTAGGCGGAATGATGGCCATCCAGTATATTGTGGGTCAAGTAAACAGTCCGATTGAGCAATTGCTCGGGTTTATTCAATCATTGCAAGATGCCAAAATAAGTCTAGAGCGCCTTAATGAAATACATCAAATCGAAGATGAAGAACCTATCAATAGAACCTTTTTGATGGAGTTGCCCGCAAACAAGGATATTTCTCTCAATAATTTACGTTTTACTTATCCAGGATCAGGTAATGAGCCTGTGTTAAAGGGAATAGATCTTGTTATTCCTGAAGGAAAAACAACGGCCATTGTTGGCATGAGCGGTAGCGGTAAGACCACCCTTTTAAAATTGTTACTTCGATTTTATATTCCACAAAAAGGAGATATAAAGGTTGGGGCGACCCATATAGACCAAATTGGTTACCGCTATTGGCGTGGGCAGTGTGGAATAGTAATGCAGGATGGCTTTATTTTTTCAGATAGTATTGCCAAAAATATTGCCGTTGGGGATGAATATCCCGATACCGCCAGATTACAACATGCAATAAAAATCGCCAATATTAATGACCTGATAGACGATTTGCCGTTAGGGCTCCATACAAAAATCGGCGCCGAGGGAAATGGAATAAGTGCAGGACAAAAACAACGCATTCTTATCGCAAGGGCAGTTTACAAAAATCCAGAATATATCTTCTTTGATGAGGCAACTAACTCTCTTGATGCCAATAACGAAATGGTAATTATGGACAATCTTGAGAGCTTTTTTAAGGGTAAAACGGTGATAGTTGTAGCGCATCGCCTTAGCACCGTTAAAAATGCCCATAATATTGTAGTGCTCGATAAGGGAGTAATAATTGAGCAGGGAACACATGCTGAGCTTACAAAAAGCAAAGGAGAATATTATAATCTCGTTAAAAACCAACTAGAGCTTGGAAGCTAA
- a CDS encoding DNA/RNA non-specific endonuclease has product MKFKNILIYSGFIGVLSLSACSKKTAVEEETPVTPPKAATAYAITETFESGTKASYALDSVQLLTGKWTLSDALLGNLAADAKNGAKSVRLRTGYLSMNFDITGTKMIYVSHAKYGTDANSTWQLLASTDGGKSYAQLGTDINETSTILITDSFKVSTTGKIRFQIKKAGTTRINIDDISFKGTGDPGITVGAPDTDPTDNGNTGTAAPGRGTPEAGADAPPAGGDNSNLLFGNPSGAQATIVSAENYFIDQKYYVESYSVTRGIPNWVSWHLDPNNFNGAVTRKDDFASFTGLPANWYQVQSNSYSGSGFDRGHNCPSGDRTSSSNANSATFLMTNMIPQAPNNNQKTWESFESYLRAQALNGYEVYVIMGSYGTGGIGSASASVINTINNGKVTVPSNVWKVAVLLKTGDNDLSRVTASTRVIAINTPNVNTIGANWKNYIVTVKDIESATGYNLLSNLPQNIQDVVEKVKDPGN; this is encoded by the coding sequence ATGAAATTTAAAAACATCCTTATCTATTCAGGATTTATTGGAGTCCTGTCCCTGTCTGCCTGTTCAAAAAAAACAGCAGTTGAAGAAGAAACTCCAGTGACCCCACCAAAAGCGGCAACTGCGTACGCCATTACCGAAACATTCGAATCTGGAACCAAAGCGAGTTATGCATTAGATAGTGTACAGCTATTGACCGGTAAATGGACATTGAGCGACGCCCTTTTAGGCAACCTTGCCGCGGATGCTAAGAATGGCGCAAAGTCTGTAAGGCTGAGAACAGGCTACCTTTCTATGAATTTTGATATTACAGGAACCAAAATGATTTATGTATCGCATGCCAAATACGGCACAGATGCCAATTCAACTTGGCAGCTACTGGCTTCAACAGATGGTGGAAAGAGTTATGCTCAGCTTGGGACAGATATTAACGAAACCAGTACCATACTCATAACAGATTCATTTAAAGTGAGTACTACCGGAAAAATCCGCTTTCAGATTAAAAAAGCAGGTACCACCAGAATCAATATCGATGATATTAGCTTTAAAGGTACAGGTGATCCCGGTATAACGGTAGGTGCGCCAGATACTGATCCAACAGACAATGGCAATACCGGAACTGCAGCACCGGGAAGAGGTACCCCTGAAGCCGGTGCAGATGCACCCCCAGCAGGCGGCGACAATTCCAACCTATTATTTGGCAATCCTTCAGGTGCCCAGGCCACTATTGTTTCCGCAGAAAATTACTTCATTGATCAAAAATACTATGTAGAGAGCTATAGTGTGACACGCGGCATACCAAATTGGGTAAGCTGGCATTTGGACCCAAACAATTTCAATGGGGCCGTAACCAGAAAAGACGATTTCGCTTCTTTCACGGGCCTGCCTGCGAATTGGTATCAGGTACAAAGCAATAGCTATTCAGGTTCCGGTTTTGACAGAGGCCATAATTGTCCCAGTGGCGACCGGACCAGTTCGAGCAACGCCAATTCAGCGACATTTCTGATGACCAACATGATTCCCCAGGCACCAAACAACAATCAGAAAACCTGGGAATCGTTCGAAAGTTACCTCCGTGCGCAGGCATTAAACGGTTATGAGGTTTATGTAATTATGGGTAGCTACGGCACTGGCGGAATTGGTTCAGCAAGCGCATCGGTAATCAATACCATCAACAACGGGAAAGTAACCGTCCCGTCGAATGTATGGAAAGTGGCCGTACTGTTGAAAACAGGCGATAATGATTTAAGCCGCGTAACGGCTTCAACAAGAGTAATTGCAATTAATACCCCTAATGTGAACACCATTGGTGCCAATTGGAAAAATTATATCGTAACGGTAAAAGATATTGAAAGCGCAACGGGATATAACCTGCTTTCTAATCTGCCACAAAATATTCAGGATGTAGTGGAGAAAGTTAAAGACCCTGGAAACTAA
- a CDS encoding recombinase family protein: protein MITADLYIRVSTDEQADKGYSQRNQEEVLQKYCFARDIKVRKVVFEDHSAKSFVRPAWQKLLTDLKKKRGQTDLVLFTKWDRFSRNAGDAYQMIKILADLGIEPQAIEQPLDISIPENKMMLAFYLAAPEVENDRRALNTFHGMRRARKEGRWMGPAPIGYTNKVTEDGRKYICPVEPQASIMKWVYDELSTGKWFIDQIWKAAADKGLKTGRKNFWQIIRNPIYCGRIPIAKYKEEEAHTVMGQHKAIVSERIFYKAMDVLNGRNKPKRTTISSPDALPLRGFLICPKCGYMLSGSASKGYSKHYHYYHCFSKCGVRYNAEKVNKLFVEELKKYTIDPLLHEAYVMILKQVYQAFASEDNNELSNVKKQLEEFNNRISKARDKMLNDVILDFEYRKIKSDCERNILILENRLIDLSRGKENIGELIGKATGLLKNLHETYIEADSEGKRRLISSIYPQKLTFDGTQHRTVRMNEAVRVLGTLKAVFEGKKKGQTKQKFDLPTMVAGSRIELPTSGL from the coding sequence ATGATTACAGCAGATTTATATATTAGAGTAAGCACTGATGAACAGGCTGATAAGGGATATTCGCAACGCAACCAAGAGGAGGTTCTTCAGAAATATTGTTTCGCCAGAGATATCAAAGTGAGGAAAGTCGTTTTTGAGGACCATTCCGCCAAAAGCTTCGTGCGGCCCGCGTGGCAAAAATTATTGACTGATCTAAAAAAGAAGAGAGGACAAACGGATTTGGTACTTTTCACCAAGTGGGACAGATTCAGTAGAAATGCGGGGGACGCCTACCAGATGATAAAAATTTTGGCTGATCTCGGTATAGAACCTCAGGCCATTGAGCAGCCTCTTGATATCTCCATTCCTGAAAACAAAATGATGCTGGCTTTCTATCTCGCAGCTCCCGAGGTTGAGAATGATAGAAGGGCGCTCAATACTTTTCATGGAATGAGAAGAGCAAGGAAGGAAGGGCGATGGATGGGGCCTGCTCCCATAGGTTATACTAACAAAGTAACCGAAGACGGGCGAAAGTATATTTGTCCTGTAGAGCCCCAGGCGTCGATAATGAAGTGGGTATATGACGAATTATCTACTGGAAAGTGGTTCATCGATCAGATCTGGAAAGCAGCAGCGGATAAAGGGCTGAAGACAGGTAGAAAAAATTTTTGGCAGATCATTAGAAATCCCATTTACTGTGGTAGGATACCCATTGCGAAATATAAGGAGGAGGAAGCCCATACTGTTATGGGGCAACATAAAGCGATAGTTTCGGAAAGAATCTTTTATAAAGCTATGGATGTTTTGAACGGCAGAAACAAGCCAAAAAGGACGACTATATCTTCTCCTGATGCACTTCCGTTGCGTGGCTTTCTGATATGTCCAAAGTGCGGCTACATGCTTTCAGGTAGTGCTTCAAAAGGTTATAGCAAGCACTATCACTATTACCATTGCTTTTCGAAATGTGGAGTGAGATATAACGCGGAAAAAGTCAATAAGCTTTTTGTGGAGGAGTTAAAAAAATATACTATAGATCCACTGTTGCATGAGGCCTATGTTATGATTTTGAAACAGGTTTATCAAGCTTTTGCAAGTGAAGATAATAATGAATTGTCAAATGTAAAAAAACAACTGGAGGAGTTTAATAATAGAATTTCTAAGGCTAGGGACAAAATGCTGAATGATGTAATTCTTGATTTTGAGTACAGGAAAATAAAATCAGACTGTGAAAGAAATATCCTTATTCTTGAAAATAGACTCATCGATTTATCCAGGGGAAAAGAGAATATTGGTGAATTAATCGGAAAAGCCACTGGATTGCTTAAAAACCTTCATGAAACATATATAGAGGCAGATTCTGAAGGAAAAAGGCGATTAATTAGTTCGATCTATCCCCAAAAACTCACTTTTGACGGAACACAACATCGAACTGTTCGAATGAATGAGGCTGTACGCGTTCTAGGCACTTTAAAGGCCGTTTTTGAGGGCAAAAAAAAGGGGCAAACCAAACAAAAATTTGATTTGCCCACTATGGTAGCGGGGAGCAGGATCGAACTGCCGACCTCAGGGTTATGA
- a CDS encoding HlyD family efflux transporter periplasmic adaptor subunit has product MPKEQEYIYQNSEEVHEIITAVPSWILRWGITLIFLILASIILLSALIEYPDVVKTSLKINSLNSPKTVLAKQNGKLTAVLIENGQMVKKNQPLAYFETTADPADILQITKTLKTFQEKIFSNSNNISELPTGLNLGEVQGAYQNFYQQYLQYLSTQNKGYYLERVAFLEKDLKDIILLKNQIIKQQKTQELEYANQEAEYKAYQKLYKNKVISRSEFLQQENKYLAAKYPLQQTETALLNNTSSYASKEKELLDLKHTIAEEQLKFVQALNQCITECDNWILQYVLMSPVDGKLTFAGIVQENQNVASGQEVFIVNPGNADFFGEIQIPQYNMGKIKLGERTMVKLKSYPFEQYGMIRGKLSYISDVAYRDSVFIAKVSFDEFENKGSNRKIVLKNGMQADAEIITEESSLLQRFFRNIKKLMHSQ; this is encoded by the coding sequence ATGCCTAAAGAACAAGAATATATATATCAAAACAGTGAAGAAGTGCATGAGATCATAACCGCAGTTCCGTCGTGGATTTTACGATGGGGCATTACGTTGATATTTCTGATATTGGCCAGCATCATCTTGCTTTCGGCACTCATAGAATACCCTGATGTGGTGAAGACCAGCCTTAAGATTAACAGCTTAAACTCTCCAAAAACAGTTCTTGCTAAGCAGAATGGCAAGTTAACTGCTGTTTTGATAGAAAATGGTCAAATGGTAAAGAAAAACCAACCTCTAGCTTATTTTGAGACTACTGCCGATCCAGCGGATATTTTGCAAATAACCAAAACACTAAAGACCTTTCAAGAAAAAATTTTCAGCAACAGCAACAATATTTCCGAGCTGCCAACGGGGCTGAACTTGGGAGAAGTTCAAGGTGCCTATCAAAATTTTTATCAGCAATACCTGCAATACTTATCTACTCAAAACAAAGGCTATTATTTAGAACGAGTGGCTTTTTTGGAGAAAGACCTAAAAGATATTATCTTATTAAAAAATCAGATTATCAAGCAACAAAAAACACAAGAACTAGAATATGCAAATCAAGAAGCTGAGTATAAGGCTTATCAGAAACTATACAAGAACAAGGTAATATCAAGAAGTGAGTTTTTGCAACAGGAAAATAAGTATCTGGCTGCAAAATACCCACTGCAACAAACGGAGACTGCACTCTTAAACAACACCAGCAGTTACGCCTCAAAGGAAAAGGAGCTGCTCGATTTAAAGCATACAATTGCCGAGGAACAATTAAAGTTTGTACAAGCCTTAAACCAATGTATAACGGAATGCGATAACTGGATATTACAATATGTTTTAATGTCTCCAGTAGATGGAAAACTGACTTTCGCGGGTATTGTTCAGGAGAACCAAAATGTTGCTTCCGGACAAGAGGTTTTTATAGTTAATCCCGGCAATGCCGATTTTTTTGGCGAGATTCAAATCCCACAATATAACATGGGCAAGATAAAATTAGGTGAACGTACCATGGTGAAACTAAAGAGCTACCCATTTGAGCAATATGGTATGATCAGGGGAAAATTGTCCTACATCTCGGATGTGGCTTACCGCGATAGTGTATTTATAGCCAAGGTAAGTTTTGATGAGTTTGAGAATAAGGGTTCAAACAGAAAAATCGTATTAAAAAACGGGATGCAGGCAGATGCTGAAATAATAACTGAGGAAAGTTCGTTATTGCAAAGATTTTTTAGGAATATAAAGAAATTGATGCATAGTCAATAA
- a CDS encoding cold-shock protein: MKTIFELGTFMAFYAKQMRLGKIKMVDTSKGIGFIEDENEQDIAFCLENTNDSLCAGDQVAFEIVLGEHGLMATNIKQI; encoded by the coding sequence ATGAAAACTATCTTTGAACTTGGTACGTTTATGGCTTTTTATGCCAAACAAATGAGATTAGGAAAGATAAAAATGGTTGATACTTCTAAAGGTATAGGATTTATAGAAGATGAGAATGAGCAGGATATTGCATTCTGCTTGGAGAATACAAATGATAGTTTATGCGCTGGTGATCAAGTCGCATTTGAAATAGTTCTTGGCGAACATGGTCTGATGGCAACGAACATTAAGCAAATTTAA
- a CDS encoding RNA polymerase sigma factor — MTSSQFTTLIHEQTLELEAYAIKFTNDLDDAKDLLQDTILKAIRFYGKFEEGTNLKGWLYIIMKNTFINNYRKNIKTQLIVTQEDEISYANLMRSATKNGSETTFVLGDIKGALAKLPVHLSIPFVRYVEGYKYHEIAEELNIPLGTVKTRIHEARKQLARMLKMYKQRMN; from the coding sequence ATGACATCAAGCCAATTTACCACACTCATTCACGAGCAAACTTTAGAATTAGAAGCATATGCAATCAAATTCACCAATGATCTCGATGATGCAAAGGATTTATTGCAAGATACCATTTTGAAGGCAATAAGATTTTACGGCAAATTCGAGGAGGGAACAAACCTTAAGGGTTGGCTGTATATTATCATGAAGAATACGTTTATTAACAATTACCGCAAGAACATCAAGACTCAATTAATAGTAACCCAAGAAGATGAGATCTCATATGCAAATCTTATGAGGAGTGCTACAAAAAACGGTTCAGAAACAACCTTTGTATTGGGTGATATAAAGGGCGCACTAGCTAAACTTCCGGTTCATCTCTCAATACCATTTGTTAGATATGTCGAAGGATATAAGTATCACGAGATAGCTGAAGAACTCAATATTCCTCTCGGCACTGTTAAAACAAGAATCCATGAGGCTCGCAAGCAGTTGGCTAGAATGTTAAAGATGTACAAACAGAGAATGAATTAA